In Arthrobacter sp. StoSoilB5, one genomic interval encodes:
- a CDS encoding adenosine deaminase has product METFGEKTTTAPPVAELHLHIEGTLQPELIFALAERNGIELPYEDIEELREKYEFSDLQSFLDLYYANMAVLQTEQDFTDMTRAYLQRAAAGGVRHAEIMMDPQAHVSRGVALETVVNGMANALATSEEDFGVSTLLIAAFLRDMSEDSALEVLDQLLAMHAPIVGIGLDSAEVGNPPSKFERLYQRAADAGLRRIAHAGEEGPASYITEALDVLHVERIDHGIRCMEDTDVVQRLVAEQVPLTVCPLSNVRLRAVDKLADHPLPDMLAIGLNVCVNSDDPAYFGGYVDDNFEQLAKVLEFSVPEQATLAANSIRSSFASDARKAVLLDEVTEWVKASVPGH; this is encoded by the coding sequence GTGGAAACTTTTGGCGAGAAAACGACGACGGCGCCCCCGGTTGCCGAACTGCACCTGCACATCGAAGGGACTCTCCAGCCAGAGCTGATCTTTGCCCTGGCCGAACGCAACGGTATCGAACTACCGTATGAAGACATCGAAGAACTGCGTGAGAAGTACGAATTCTCGGACCTGCAGTCCTTCCTTGACCTTTACTACGCCAACATGGCCGTCCTGCAGACCGAGCAGGATTTCACTGACATGACCCGCGCTTATCTTCAGCGCGCAGCTGCCGGGGGAGTGCGCCACGCGGAAATCATGATGGATCCGCAGGCGCACGTATCCAGGGGAGTAGCGCTTGAGACTGTAGTCAACGGCATGGCCAACGCCTTGGCGACGTCGGAGGAGGACTTCGGTGTTTCGACACTCCTGATTGCCGCGTTCCTCAGGGACATGTCCGAGGACTCCGCACTCGAGGTACTGGACCAGCTCCTGGCGATGCACGCCCCCATCGTCGGCATCGGGCTGGACTCGGCAGAGGTGGGCAATCCGCCGTCGAAGTTTGAGCGACTGTACCAGCGCGCCGCCGACGCCGGGTTGCGGAGAATCGCGCACGCGGGCGAGGAAGGACCGGCGTCCTACATCACCGAGGCCCTGGACGTGCTGCATGTGGAGAGGATCGATCACGGAATCCGCTGCATGGAGGACACGGACGTTGTGCAGCGGCTCGTCGCCGAGCAAGTGCCCTTGACGGTTTGCCCACTGTCCAACGTTCGCTTGCGCGCGGTGGACAAGCTCGCAGATCACCCGCTGCCGGACATGCTCGCGATCGGCTTGAACGTTTGCGTGAACTCGGACGACCCCGCCTACTTTGGCGGCTATGTGGACGACAACTTCGAGCAGTTGGCCAAGGTCCTTGAATTCTCGGTGCCGGAGCAGGCCACGTTGGCGGCAAACTCGATCCGGTCCTCGTTCGCGAGCGACGCCCGGAAAGCAGTATTACTGGACGAAGTCACGGAGTGGGTCAAGGCGTCCGTTCCAGGGCACTAA
- a CDS encoding glycosidase, producing MGANTAENTNLRLKAVLDILAEGVWSGATLNAGEVLAEAIGRVPFNDHEAELLSGGIPRGHKTLTSASAKLVKAGWLVKGRSGWTIPEDGLRATVAFPDVSAFAEALDAGTPVPADVPVPTAPPAKAKTKRAATSKKAAAPKAAASKAATAKAATTKAAATSKAAPAAKKAPTRKAPAKAAAAPAVETLPQPDAVAIAGDFNKILGAPEDWAPQYDEAQMEFNPLVQVWTLTADLPAGFYTYKIALNRAWDENYGAFGVRDGANHELNHDGGTVTFTYSHATHDIVTA from the coding sequence ATGGGCGCGAACACCGCCGAGAACACCAACCTTCGTCTGAAGGCCGTACTGGACATCCTTGCTGAGGGCGTATGGTCTGGAGCCACGCTGAACGCAGGGGAAGTCCTGGCAGAGGCCATTGGACGCGTTCCTTTCAACGACCATGAGGCTGAACTTCTCAGTGGGGGCATTCCCCGCGGCCACAAAACCCTGACGTCGGCTTCGGCCAAGCTGGTCAAGGCCGGCTGGCTGGTCAAGGGGCGTTCGGGCTGGACCATCCCGGAAGACGGCTTGCGTGCGACTGTCGCCTTCCCTGACGTTTCGGCTTTCGCGGAGGCCCTCGACGCCGGAACGCCGGTACCAGCCGACGTTCCCGTGCCTACGGCCCCTCCCGCCAAGGCCAAGACGAAGCGTGCGGCTACGTCAAAGAAGGCTGCTGCTCCGAAGGCTGCCGCCAGTAAAGCTGCCACGGCCAAAGCTGCCACCACCAAGGCTGCCGCTACCTCCAAGGCTGCGCCTGCCGCGAAGAAGGCTCCCACGCGTAAGGCACCTGCCAAGGCAGCGGCGGCTCCCGCCGTCGAGACCCTGCCGCAGCCGGACGCCGTCGCTATTGCCGGTGACTTCAACAAGATCCTTGGCGCTCCGGAAGACTGGGCTCCCCAGTACGACGAAGCCCAGATGGAGTTCAACCCCCTGGTCCAGGTATGGACGCTGACCGCCGACCTGCCGGCTGGTTTCTATACCTACAAGATCGCGCTGAACCGCGCTTGGGACGAGAACTATGGTGCGTTCGGGGTCCGGGATGGCGCCAACCACGAGCTAAACCACGACGGCGGCACTGTCACCTTCACGTACAGCCACGCGACGCACGATATCGTGACGGCCTAG
- a CDS encoding acylphosphatase — MAESPETHAGPANEAVRLTARVSGVVQGVGFRYWTARKADELLLTGTVRNRYDGSVELVAEGSTAHVGRFLDWLNSPRAPGRVENVESDVSSATGEFKEFRIVG, encoded by the coding sequence ATGGCTGAGTCCCCAGAAACGCACGCTGGTCCTGCCAACGAGGCTGTCAGGCTCACGGCTCGCGTGAGCGGCGTGGTTCAAGGCGTCGGATTCCGGTACTGGACGGCGCGAAAAGCGGACGAACTCCTTCTAACCGGCACGGTCCGCAACCGTTACGACGGTTCTGTGGAACTCGTGGCCGAAGGGTCCACGGCGCACGTTGGCCGTTTCCTGGACTGGCTGAACTCACCACGGGCTCCAGGCAGGGTGGAGAATGTGGAATCAGACGTTTCCTCGGCGACGGGGGAGTTCAAGGAGTTCCGGATCGTGGGTTAG
- a CDS encoding PfkB family carbohydrate kinase, producing MSSSPQSSAPILPAASTALTVVGSINLDITATASRLPTPGETVGGAVLRQQPGGKGANQAVAAARLAGASRMVGAVGRDQAGRSLLDAMAGAGVDVDDIAQVDAATGTALVLVDSDGENQIVVCPGANSEVSVVGVPFAEEEAVLCQLEVDQEVVLETARRTKGFFALNAAPAAPILPELLKRCDLVIVNETEYALIPELKNAPLVAVTYGGEGSAIFEHGERVAEAPAVRVTDIANTIGAGDAFCAALVLALRAGLEHSHALAAANAVGADAVRDASSQPALKPLAHYIEATRQAR from the coding sequence ATGAGCTCCTCCCCTCAGTCTTCTGCGCCCATTTTGCCGGCCGCGAGCACCGCGCTCACCGTTGTAGGCAGCATCAACCTCGACATCACGGCAACCGCCAGCCGCCTCCCGACGCCCGGCGAAACCGTTGGCGGCGCCGTCCTCCGCCAACAGCCCGGCGGCAAGGGCGCCAACCAGGCCGTGGCTGCAGCCCGGCTCGCAGGAGCCTCTCGCATGGTGGGGGCAGTAGGCCGGGACCAAGCTGGCCGAAGCCTCCTCGACGCAATGGCGGGTGCCGGCGTCGACGTCGATGACATCGCGCAGGTGGATGCTGCGACGGGCACGGCACTGGTCCTGGTGGACAGCGATGGCGAGAACCAGATAGTTGTGTGCCCGGGCGCCAACAGTGAAGTGTCCGTGGTTGGCGTGCCCTTTGCCGAGGAAGAAGCCGTCTTGTGCCAGCTCGAAGTGGACCAGGAAGTGGTGCTGGAAACGGCTCGTCGCACCAAGGGATTCTTCGCCCTCAACGCTGCACCGGCCGCCCCCATCCTTCCGGAGCTCCTGAAGCGTTGCGACCTGGTGATCGTCAATGAAACCGAGTACGCACTCATCCCCGAACTCAAGAACGCACCACTGGTTGCCGTGACGTATGGCGGCGAGGGCTCGGCGATCTTCGAGCACGGCGAACGCGTGGCCGAAGCTCCTGCCGTTCGGGTCACGGATATCGCCAACACCATCGGAGCTGGAGATGCATTCTGCGCGGCGTTGGTTCTAGCCCTGAGGGCCGGACTTGAACACAGCCATGCCCTGGCTGCAGCAAACGCCGTAGGTGCGGACGCTGTCCGGGATGCTTCGTCACAGCCTGCGTTGAAGCCGTTGGCGCACTACATCGAGGCGACGCGGCAGGCCCGCTGA
- a CDS encoding GntR family transcriptional regulator translates to MTDNAVQFLSRPIAPQPGQPLRVAAYSRIAEAIRTKLLPPGSLLPTETELGVMMDVSRTVIREALMLLEEDGLTRARRGVGRFVADSLPRIGIEHIRPFDQLLGGPDQDIQVKRVAAIKQPASEFVAPGIGVQPDEDCWFWESVLIRNGEPVAHLQENVAQGIPEAEALAEAAEAPTLSAATLLEVLSGLPGASLGPGECEISLSTAGPSRAKLLDLRPSEPVLVLTQYVRRKGSPFYLAKCLVAAKAGHLSVIQSS, encoded by the coding sequence TTGACCGACAACGCCGTCCAGTTCCTGTCCCGACCCATTGCGCCCCAACCCGGCCAGCCTTTGCGCGTTGCGGCTTACTCACGCATCGCCGAGGCAATCAGGACCAAGCTCCTCCCTCCCGGCTCGCTACTGCCTACCGAGACCGAGTTGGGCGTCATGATGGACGTCAGCCGCACCGTGATCCGGGAAGCGCTGATGCTGCTGGAGGAAGACGGACTCACCCGGGCCCGCCGCGGTGTGGGCCGTTTCGTTGCCGATTCCCTGCCCCGGATCGGCATCGAACACATCCGCCCGTTCGATCAACTCCTCGGTGGCCCGGACCAGGACATCCAGGTCAAGCGCGTTGCTGCCATCAAGCAGCCGGCCTCGGAATTCGTGGCACCCGGAATTGGTGTCCAGCCCGACGAAGACTGTTGGTTTTGGGAAAGCGTGCTGATCCGCAATGGCGAGCCCGTGGCCCACCTGCAGGAAAACGTCGCACAAGGAATCCCCGAGGCCGAGGCCCTCGCCGAAGCAGCGGAAGCGCCCACCCTTTCAGCTGCAACCCTTTTGGAGGTCCTCAGCGGGCTTCCGGGGGCGTCACTTGGACCTGGTGAATGCGAAATCAGCCTAAGCACCGCGGGTCCCAGCCGCGCTAAGTTGCTGGATCTTCGACCATCCGAGCCGGTTCTGGTCCTCACCCAATACGTCCGCCGCAAGGGCTCCCCGTTCTACCTTGCAAAATGCCTCGTGGCTGCCAAAGCCGGTCACCTCTCCGTTATCCAGTCCTCCTGA
- a CDS encoding MFS transporter has protein sequence MEAQSSVAAEATPDTRPGGRAAVLLITTLVLAVLSFQLNASMITPALPHIGSFFGETPEAVAQVQSMFFLAGAISGPVIGRWSDFIGRRTALLLVLAIMGAGTVLCIFAPNLPLLVTGRFMQGVSSAIFALSYIVLNEYLPARLFGTSIGIIAAINGGVGGVDGYFGGLMAETLGFQSIFVAVLALAAIAVVCVIKVVPGGKSAVAPGRMDWWGAGSLSVFLVFITYFVSTGSSAGWTSPSALALLAGSIASFTAFWLIEKKRATPLVAVHHLRSRQVWPVIATTVLTLAGIFAIINFTVVLLSQDKENGFGLSASVAALLFLTPAALIGVFAAPLAGWIADRRGWIKTVRVGTATSLACAIAAALFADNQVAVLIAIAALGIFYNGFFLTAINGLSVLLSPKEAPAALPGINGASFGIGASLGVVVVAPFAGQGTAAGYSAALWISVSITVLAFIVSLFITAPKGEKI, from the coding sequence GTGGAAGCGCAGTCTTCAGTAGCCGCAGAAGCGACGCCGGATACGCGGCCCGGAGGCCGTGCTGCTGTCCTGCTGATCACCACGCTGGTCCTGGCCGTGCTGTCTTTCCAGCTCAATGCCAGCATGATCACCCCGGCCCTCCCGCACATCGGCTCGTTCTTCGGCGAGACGCCCGAGGCTGTGGCACAGGTGCAGTCCATGTTTTTCTTGGCGGGCGCTATCTCGGGCCCGGTGATCGGACGCTGGAGCGACTTCATCGGGCGCCGGACGGCACTGCTCTTGGTCCTGGCCATTATGGGTGCAGGAACCGTGCTGTGCATTTTCGCTCCGAACCTGCCGCTGTTGGTCACTGGTCGCTTCATGCAGGGTGTTTCCAGTGCCATCTTCGCCCTCTCCTACATCGTGCTCAACGAATACCTGCCGGCCCGGCTCTTCGGCACGTCCATCGGCATCATCGCTGCCATCAACGGCGGTGTGGGTGGTGTTGACGGCTACTTCGGTGGACTCATGGCTGAGACGCTCGGCTTCCAGTCGATCTTCGTTGCCGTCCTCGCTTTGGCCGCGATCGCCGTCGTCTGCGTCATCAAAGTTGTCCCGGGCGGGAAATCCGCTGTGGCTCCGGGACGCATGGACTGGTGGGGCGCCGGCTCGCTGTCCGTGTTCCTCGTATTCATTACGTACTTCGTATCCACGGGGTCCTCCGCAGGCTGGACCTCACCCTCCGCACTTGCCCTGCTGGCTGGAAGCATCGCGTCCTTCACGGCTTTCTGGCTCATCGAGAAGAAGCGCGCCACGCCCCTGGTTGCGGTCCACCACCTCCGTTCGCGCCAGGTATGGCCGGTCATCGCCACCACTGTGCTGACGCTCGCGGGAATCTTCGCCATCATCAACTTCACCGTGGTGCTGCTCAGCCAGGACAAGGAGAACGGCTTCGGCTTGTCGGCCTCGGTCGCGGCGCTGCTCTTCCTGACCCCGGCAGCACTGATCGGCGTGTTCGCGGCCCCTCTTGCAGGTTGGATTGCCGACCGCCGTGGCTGGATCAAGACCGTCCGCGTCGGCACGGCCACGAGCCTGGCCTGCGCCATTGCCGCTGCCTTGTTCGCCGACAACCAAGTAGCAGTCCTCATCGCCATCGCAGCCCTGGGCATCTTCTACAACGGCTTCTTCCTCACCGCCATCAACGGCCTGTCCGTCCTGCTCTCGCCCAAGGAAGCACCCGCCGCACTGCCGGGAATCAACGGCGCCTCGTTCGGCATCGGGGCGAGCCTCGGCGTCGTCGTTGTTGCCCCGTTCGCCGGTCAGGGCACCGCAGCCGGGTACTCGGCGGCGCTCTGGATTTCGGTGTCCATCACCGTCCTCGCCTTCATTGTCAGCCTGTTCATCACAGCTCCAAAGGGCGAAAAAATCTAA
- a CDS encoding nucleoside hydrolase, with product MNQRTAAPFYLDCDTGIDDALALAYLLATPRAELVGIGTVSGNISAAGGARNTLDLLKLAGHPDIPVAIGAHDPQVGTFHGGAPHVHGDNGIGGVDLVPSDREPIQASAAELLVQLAHQHAGELRVVAIGPLTNIAQALRLEPKLPELIAEITIMGGAALAPGNITPVAEANIANDPEAAAEVLAADWNVTLVPLDVTMTNVLEETHRQELLASEHPVSRALGDMLGYYFGFYVDIFGRACSAMHDPLAAAIAVRGVELAVAPTVRVEVDTTNGPSRGQTVCDLRGQYLGFPDQRGARCRVVLEIGEDFAPHLLGTMQAAWLSEEQLATPVA from the coding sequence ATGAATCAGCGCACAGCAGCCCCCTTCTACCTCGACTGCGATACGGGAATCGATGATGCCCTCGCCCTCGCCTACCTGCTCGCAACGCCGAGAGCAGAACTCGTTGGCATCGGCACCGTGAGCGGCAACATCAGTGCCGCAGGTGGCGCCCGGAACACCCTTGACCTGCTGAAGCTGGCCGGGCATCCGGACATCCCCGTGGCGATCGGCGCGCACGATCCGCAGGTCGGGACATTCCACGGCGGGGCGCCTCATGTGCATGGCGACAATGGAATCGGCGGGGTGGACCTGGTTCCGTCGGATCGCGAGCCGATCCAGGCCTCGGCTGCGGAACTCCTGGTCCAGCTGGCTCACCAGCATGCTGGGGAACTGCGCGTTGTGGCTATCGGTCCGCTGACCAATATCGCCCAAGCCCTCCGGCTGGAGCCCAAGTTGCCGGAACTCATAGCCGAAATCACCATCATGGGCGGCGCAGCCCTGGCCCCGGGAAATATCACGCCGGTGGCAGAGGCCAACATCGCCAACGACCCCGAGGCTGCGGCGGAAGTACTCGCGGCCGATTGGAACGTGACGCTGGTACCGCTGGACGTCACCATGACCAACGTCCTGGAAGAAACCCACCGCCAGGAGCTACTGGCATCCGAGCACCCTGTTTCGCGGGCGCTCGGCGACATGCTTGGCTACTACTTCGGCTTCTACGTCGACATTTTCGGACGGGCCTGCTCCGCGATGCACGATCCTCTCGCCGCAGCCATTGCCGTCAGGGGAGTGGAGCTGGCCGTGGCGCCGACCGTTCGCGTGGAGGTAGATACAACCAACGGTCCCAGCCGTGGCCAGACCGTGTGCGATCTCCGTGGACAGTACCTGGGTTTCCCCGACCAGCGCGGTGCGCGTTGCCGGGTGGTGCTGGAAATTGGCGAAGATTTCGCTCCGCACCTACTGGGAACCATGCAGGCAGCATGGCTCTCCGAAGAACAGCTGGCTACTCCCGTCGCCTGA
- a CDS encoding metalloregulator ArsR/SmtB family transcription factor, translating to MDAVFKALADPTRRELLDELFREDGQSASALGARFEMTRFGIAKHLKLLEDAGLLVTRRRGREKLHFLNPVPIRLIHDRWVSKYAEPWAAALSDLKSRLESPMEKIFEIYIKTTPERLWDAITNSEIRSKYQFGNTFTADWTPGGRFEMHNVKADEPLGEGENIEVDPPRRLVQTMRALWGEDVKAEGTSRITWEIEPVGDSCHLTVTHDQLREGANEQLYGGWPMILSGLKTWLETGETLTTPGSLMYA from the coding sequence ATGGACGCCGTGTTTAAGGCACTGGCAGACCCCACCCGGCGGGAACTGCTCGACGAACTCTTCCGCGAGGACGGGCAATCCGCCTCCGCACTCGGAGCCCGGTTCGAGATGACCCGCTTCGGCATAGCCAAGCACCTCAAACTGTTGGAGGATGCCGGACTGTTGGTCACGCGCCGTCGGGGACGTGAAAAGTTGCATTTCCTGAACCCCGTCCCCATCCGGCTCATCCACGATCGCTGGGTGAGCAAATACGCAGAACCATGGGCCGCTGCACTCAGCGACCTCAAATCCAGATTGGAAAGCCCCATGGAAAAGATCTTTGAGATTTACATCAAAACCACTCCGGAACGGCTCTGGGACGCCATCACCAACAGCGAAATCCGCAGCAAGTACCAGTTCGGGAATACGTTCACGGCGGACTGGACTCCTGGCGGCCGCTTTGAAATGCACAACGTCAAGGCAGATGAGCCATTGGGCGAGGGCGAGAACATCGAAGTCGATCCGCCGCGCCGGCTCGTCCAGACCATGCGGGCGTTGTGGGGCGAGGACGTCAAAGCGGAAGGAACATCGCGGATCACCTGGGAAATCGAGCCCGTGGGCGATTCGTGCCATCTCACCGTCACGCACGATCAGCTCCGCGAAGGCGCCAACGAGCAGCTGTACGGCGGCTGGCCCATGATCCTCTCAGGCCTCAAGACGTGGCTCGAAACGGGCGAAACGCTGACAACGCCCGGCTCACTCATGTACGCCTAG
- a CDS encoding beta-galactosidase — MTIDPEDIRAAEKRMDQLHRQLGGIAYGGDYNPEQWPREVWLEDAKLMQQAGVNLVTLAVFSWSRLETSDGVFDFGWLDDVMDLMHAHGIGVDLATPDAVPPAWLVEQHPDIMPERPDGSTFGFGSRQHFDVSHPVYRARSLALADKMGEHYAKHPALRMWHVGNEYGPTSYGPWAEKGFRKWLQGKYSSLDELNEAWSTTVWGQIYSDWSQVRVPAQPRTWSNPSRRLDFHRFTSDSMLEHFKAERDILRRHSPDLPIVTNFMRFYKTDDYWAWAAEEDAAALDIYPDPREDDAHVAAALNFDLMRSLRHGQPWMVMEQATGAVSQWSVNVSKLPGKMRLGSYQAIAQGADSILFFQWRQAKGGTERYHSAMVNHAGPNTRIFREVCELGQELKSLADLTGTRSTAKVAIVFDWDCWWALELGNSPRSDLNYTQEVLCFYRPLFEANITVDFVNADSDLSAYSLVIMPASYLLTDAAAQRFENYVSDGGRLMVSYLSGIVDQNNTIRLGGYPGALRNVLGAWSEEMHPLAGVGEQVKLSTADGGTSSASYWTEHLHTETAEVLAGYSSGRLAGVPAITRNSFGEGSAVYLSARVEDGLLKQLLDDELQHAGVEPILKAPTGVQVRRRAGLGPGGGSPDAGGSGDAAKSFLLVLNHNDAPAGVNVLDGGIDRISGQSIHGEVELPANGVLVLEEVLVPEDSAAKAATPWH; from the coding sequence ATGACCATCGATCCTGAGGACATACGGGCTGCTGAAAAGCGGATGGACCAACTGCATCGACAACTTGGCGGCATCGCCTATGGCGGTGATTACAACCCGGAGCAATGGCCGCGCGAGGTCTGGCTTGAGGATGCAAAGCTCATGCAGCAGGCCGGGGTGAATTTGGTGACGCTTGCTGTTTTCTCGTGGAGCCGCTTGGAAACCAGCGACGGCGTCTTCGACTTCGGGTGGCTGGATGACGTCATGGACCTGATGCACGCCCATGGCATCGGCGTGGACCTCGCGACACCGGACGCCGTGCCCCCGGCGTGGCTCGTGGAGCAGCACCCGGACATCATGCCGGAACGCCCCGACGGAAGTACGTTCGGCTTCGGGTCCCGCCAACACTTTGACGTCTCCCATCCGGTGTATCGAGCCAGGTCACTGGCACTCGCCGACAAGATGGGGGAGCACTACGCAAAGCATCCCGCGCTGCGGATGTGGCATGTAGGAAACGAATACGGGCCAACCTCGTACGGGCCGTGGGCTGAGAAAGGGTTCCGCAAGTGGCTGCAGGGAAAGTACTCCTCGCTCGATGAACTCAACGAGGCATGGAGCACCACCGTGTGGGGCCAGATCTACTCGGACTGGAGCCAGGTCAGGGTTCCCGCGCAGCCACGCACGTGGTCAAACCCGTCACGGCGCCTGGACTTCCACCGCTTCACTTCCGACAGCATGCTGGAGCACTTCAAGGCAGAGCGCGACATCCTGCGCCGCCACTCACCGGACCTGCCGATCGTCACCAACTTCATGCGTTTCTACAAGACCGACGACTACTGGGCATGGGCTGCAGAAGAAGATGCGGCAGCACTGGACATCTATCCCGATCCCCGCGAAGACGACGCCCACGTGGCTGCGGCGCTGAATTTCGACCTCATGCGCTCACTCCGCCACGGCCAGCCCTGGATGGTGATGGAGCAGGCAACAGGTGCAGTCAGCCAATGGTCCGTCAATGTCTCCAAACTGCCGGGCAAGATGAGGTTGGGCTCGTACCAAGCCATAGCGCAGGGAGCGGATTCCATCCTTTTCTTCCAATGGCGGCAGGCGAAGGGTGGCACCGAGCGCTACCACTCCGCCATGGTGAACCACGCAGGCCCGAACACCCGGATCTTCCGCGAGGTCTGCGAGCTCGGCCAGGAACTGAAATCTCTGGCCGATCTCACAGGCACGCGATCCACAGCCAAGGTTGCCATCGTTTTCGATTGGGACTGCTGGTGGGCACTGGAGTTGGGCAACTCGCCGCGCTCTGACCTGAACTACACCCAGGAAGTGTTGTGCTTCTACCGCCCGCTGTTCGAGGCCAACATCACGGTGGACTTCGTTAATGCCGACAGCGACCTGTCCGCGTACAGCCTGGTGATCATGCCAGCCTCGTACTTGCTCACCGACGCCGCGGCCCAAAGGTTCGAAAACTACGTGTCCGACGGCGGCCGTCTGATGGTCTCGTATCTCTCCGGCATCGTGGACCAGAACAACACCATCCGCCTGGGTGGCTACCCGGGCGCCCTCCGCAACGTGCTGGGTGCCTGGAGTGAAGAGATGCACCCGCTTGCTGGCGTGGGCGAGCAAGTTAAGCTCTCCACGGCCGACGGCGGTACCTCCTCGGCCAGTTACTGGACAGAGCACTTGCACACCGAGACAGCAGAGGTCCTGGCCGGCTACTCTTCAGGGCGCCTCGCGGGAGTCCCCGCCATTACCCGCAACAGTTTCGGTGAAGGCAGTGCGGTTTACCTTTCGGCCCGGGTCGAGGACGGATTGCTCAAGCAATTGCTCGACGACGAACTTCAACACGCAGGCGTGGAACCGATACTGAAGGCACCTACGGGAGTCCAGGTCCGGCGTCGTGCTGGCTTGGGTCCTGGCGGCGGCAGTCCTGACGCCGGCGGTTCCGGCGACGCCGCCAAAAGCTTCCTGCTGGTTCTCAACCACAATGACGCGCCTGCCGGCGTAAACGTCCTCGACGGGGGAATAGACCGCATCAGCGGACAGTCGATTCACGGGGAAGTGGAACTTCCAGCAAACGGCGTACTTGTCCTTGAAGAAGTCTTGGTCCCTGAAGACTCTGCAGCTAAGGCGGCAACACCATGGCACTGA
- a CDS encoding ABC transporter permease subunit yields the protein MALRLDAPPEVVPGTEPSKQKKRRVKPGSWKLALKRDWRLYTLLALPMAYLLIFRYLPMAGNVIAFRQFQPGGSIFGEKWVGFKYITLFINDPSFWQAFQNTIILGVLTLLFCFPMPIIFALMLNELRSQKFKKFVQTVAYLPHFMSVVIIAGMILQNFSMNGTVNQIAESLFGNTVNFTQDPGWFRPMYISSEVWQTMGWGAILYLAALTRVDESLYEAARIDGANRWQQTWHVTLPAIRPTIITLLILNIGTFMAVGFEKILLIYNPLNYASSDVISTYLYRVGLESSNFSYAAAIGMFESVIGLTLILSANAISKRLAGTSLW from the coding sequence ATGGCACTGAGGCTCGACGCTCCGCCCGAGGTTGTCCCGGGCACTGAGCCAAGCAAACAGAAAAAGCGGCGCGTCAAGCCCGGAAGCTGGAAGCTGGCGCTCAAACGGGACTGGCGCCTGTACACACTGTTAGCGCTACCAATGGCATACCTCCTCATCTTCAGGTACCTGCCGATGGCCGGGAACGTGATTGCCTTCCGCCAATTTCAGCCGGGCGGCAGCATCTTCGGTGAGAAGTGGGTGGGCTTCAAATACATCACCCTCTTCATCAATGACCCCAGCTTCTGGCAGGCCTTCCAGAACACCATCATTCTGGGTGTACTGACGCTGCTGTTCTGCTTCCCGATGCCCATCATCTTCGCTTTGATGCTCAACGAGCTCCGGTCCCAGAAGTTCAAAAAGTTTGTGCAGACCGTGGCATACCTGCCGCACTTCATGTCCGTGGTGATCATCGCCGGCATGATCCTGCAAAACTTCTCCATGAACGGCACGGTGAACCAGATCGCGGAATCGTTGTTCGGCAACACCGTGAACTTCACGCAGGATCCAGGCTGGTTCCGGCCGATGTACATCAGCTCAGAGGTGTGGCAGACCATGGGCTGGGGAGCGATCCTCTATTTGGCGGCGCTCACCAGGGTGGATGAATCACTGTACGAAGCCGCAAGGATCGATGGAGCCAATAGGTGGCAACAGACCTGGCACGTGACGCTTCCCGCCATCCGTCCGACCATCATCACGCTGTTGATCCTCAACATTGGCACGTTCATGGCAGTGGGCTTCGAGAAGATCCTGCTCATCTATAACCCGCTCAACTACGCAAGTTCAGATGTCATCTCCACCTACCTGTACCGGGTAGGCCTGGAATCCAGCAACTTCAGCTATGCGGCGGCGATCGGAATGTTTGAATCCGTCATCGGCCTCACGCTGATCCTCTCAGCGAACGCGATATCCAAGCGCCTCGCAGGAACGAGCCTGTGGTGA